A single Paenibacillus kribbensis DNA region contains:
- a CDS encoding DegV family protein, with protein MRYKIIADSCCDLTTELKEHLQITTIPLNMTLGEKCFIDDDTLDLPQFMEEMKACTTKIGSASPSPLLYKEAFQGTHTSFAITLSSNLSSSYASALIGKDMAEEENGADVHVFDSKSASAGQVLLALKLRKLIDEGYHKSEIISSLETFITKMKTYFVLENLDNLVKNGRMNKITGKILSFLHIRPILGSDGDGNIALFTQARGQNQIIEKLADTIEKSGRDTEGESIVITHCNNPGLAEKLMTALKNRYQFKDIHIVSTRGISSMYANDKGIIMAF; from the coding sequence ATGAGGTATAAAATAATAGCAGACAGCTGCTGCGACTTGACGACAGAACTTAAAGAGCATCTGCAGATTACTACGATTCCATTAAACATGACATTGGGAGAGAAATGCTTCATTGATGATGACACGCTGGACCTGCCTCAGTTCATGGAAGAAATGAAAGCCTGTACAACCAAGATTGGATCTGCATCACCTTCCCCCTTGCTTTACAAGGAAGCCTTTCAGGGCACTCATACTTCTTTTGCCATTACATTATCTAGCAATCTGTCCAGTTCGTATGCCAGTGCATTGATCGGAAAAGATATGGCGGAGGAAGAAAACGGGGCGGATGTCCATGTATTTGATTCGAAAAGCGCATCGGCTGGACAAGTTTTGTTGGCTCTAAAGCTTCGCAAGCTGATCGACGAGGGATATCATAAAAGCGAGATTATATCTTCCTTGGAAACCTTTATCACGAAGATGAAGACATACTTTGTGCTGGAAAACCTGGATAATTTGGTGAAGAACGGACGAATGAATAAAATTACGGGCAAGATACTTTCATTTTTGCATATCAGACCTATTTTGGGTTCCGACGGTGACGGGAATATCGCCTTATTTACACAAGCGCGCGGTCAGAATCAAATCATCGAAAAGCTGGCAGATACCATTGAAAAAAGTGGTCGGGATACCGAAGGGGAAAGCATCGTCATTACTCACTGCAATAATCCCGGTCTGGCGGAAAAATTGATGACTGCATTGAAGAATCGTTATCAATTCAAAGATATTCATATTGTGTCCACCAGAGGGATCAGTTCGATGTATGCCAATGATAAAGGTATTATTATGGCTTTTTGA
- a CDS encoding AraC family transcriptional regulator, protein MILTPHHLRFFLTTREHSLPLFIESIGFNSRQEDVSRPEGYPCFHWIQTVSGEGIFTFKGGTFRLGEQSGVLLLPGESHAYRRATKVWRTLYITFDGPIAAAVLTALGLKHTRGYHWDKDSELHTFGEGILHSLVSERDLSGLDASANMYRFLTLLRKYGQHSSMPSLSHNVERLAPVLAFMEQNYASPDVGLSDMAVMMNVSARHLNTLFKQAFGVTSYAYLIVIRLRKAKEMMTEYPHLTVKEVSERVGFRDASHFVATFRRAEGITPERFKLLYT, encoded by the coding sequence ATGATTTTGACTCCCCATCATTTGCGATTTTTTCTGACTACGCGTGAGCACTCTTTGCCGCTTTTTATTGAAAGCATCGGGTTCAACAGCAGACAGGAGGATGTATCCCGTCCAGAGGGGTATCCGTGCTTTCACTGGATTCAGACGGTGTCCGGTGAAGGGATATTTACATTTAAAGGGGGAACTTTCCGTCTGGGTGAGCAGTCCGGAGTGCTGCTGCTGCCAGGCGAATCCCATGCGTACAGACGGGCGACAAAGGTATGGCGAACGTTATACATCACATTTGACGGCCCCATTGCCGCTGCTGTACTGACTGCTCTCGGATTGAAGCATACGCGCGGGTATCATTGGGACAAGGACAGCGAGCTGCATACCTTTGGAGAAGGTATCCTTCATTCCCTGGTTAGCGAACGGGATTTATCCGGATTAGATGCTTCGGCCAATATGTACCGATTTTTGACGCTGTTGCGTAAATATGGGCAACACAGCTCAATGCCTTCTCTTTCGCATAATGTGGAGCGTTTGGCGCCTGTTCTGGCGTTTATGGAACAAAATTACGCCAGTCCGGATGTGGGACTATCTGATATGGCGGTCATGATGAATGTAAGCGCCCGTCATTTAAATACATTGTTCAAGCAGGCTTTTGGCGTGACGTCCTATGCGTACCTGATTGTGATTCGGCTACGCAAGGCTAAAGAAATGATGACAGAATACCCGCATTTGACCGTTAAGGAAGTTTCGGAGCGGGTCGGATTCCGGGATGCCAGTCATTTTGTGGCAACTTTTCGCCGTGCTGAGGGAATTACGCCGGAAAGGTTCAAATTACTGTATACTTAA
- a CDS encoding acyltransferase family protein produces the protein MPEAMGEVEHDKLQFVDTLRAVAIIGVLLVHVSQHVDGINGWIQKGLSMGAKGVALFYLASAFTLFLSLSRRSGDGREGISAYLIRRFFRIAPLYYVMLGIYLMVNGTGPRFWLGDQEGVTVANIAAHVLFLNGLNPYWINSIIGVEWSIAVEFMFYLFVPLLFKLIRSVRHAAWFVMVVLVLSYGLNMWFAQYPWISDHSLWGHYLYLWFPNQLPVFGLGILLFLIWKNERHWKSIDRISGGLLLGSVLFAFFGGMTDYLIGAGLLLGAYALYHWQPMWLLNRVWSWIGRLSYSMYLTHMLVLSLIIQIKFPFAPMVNLMMMFMMTLLFTTGLSWLTYSWIEQPGIRSGKKLISRMKPMRSQGDSVKESVA, from the coding sequence ATGCCCGAAGCCATGGGTGAAGTGGAACATGACAAGCTGCAATTTGTAGATACGCTGAGAGCGGTGGCCATTATTGGGGTTTTGCTGGTGCATGTCAGCCAGCACGTGGACGGAATCAACGGATGGATACAAAAAGGCTTGAGTATGGGTGCGAAAGGAGTCGCTTTATTTTATCTGGCCAGTGCTTTTACGTTGTTTCTGTCTCTGAGCAGACGTTCGGGGGACGGGAGGGAAGGAATTTCGGCTTATCTGATACGTCGTTTTTTTCGAATTGCTCCTTTATATTACGTAATGCTCGGGATCTATTTAATGGTGAACGGGACAGGTCCTCGATTTTGGCTTGGGGATCAGGAGGGGGTCACGGTCGCCAATATTGCAGCGCATGTCCTGTTTTTGAATGGTCTGAACCCGTACTGGATCAACAGCATTATCGGTGTGGAATGGTCTATAGCGGTGGAATTTATGTTTTATCTGTTTGTCCCCTTATTATTTAAGCTGATCCGATCAGTCCGCCATGCTGCCTGGTTTGTCATGGTTGTGCTTGTGCTAAGCTACGGTCTAAATATGTGGTTTGCCCAATATCCATGGATTAGTGACCATTCCTTATGGGGGCATTATCTGTATTTATGGTTTCCGAATCAATTGCCTGTCTTTGGGCTGGGGATATTGTTGTTTTTGATCTGGAAGAACGAGCGGCATTGGAAAAGCATAGACCGGATCAGCGGGGGTTTGCTGCTTGGATCTGTACTATTTGCCTTTTTTGGAGGTATGACGGATTACCTCATAGGTGCAGGGCTGCTGCTGGGAGCGTATGCCTTGTATCATTGGCAGCCGATGTGGTTGCTTAATCGGGTATGGTCGTGGATCGGCCGCCTTAGCTACAGCATGTATTTAACGCATATGCTAGTTCTGAGTCTGATCATTCAGATCAAATTCCCCTTTGCCCCGATGGTCAACCTCATGATGATGTTTATGATGACGTTGCTGTTCACCACTGGACTGTCCTGGCTCACCTATTCGTGGATTGAACAGCCTGGTATCCGTTCTGGGAAAAAGCTCATATCACGTATGAAGCCTATGCGTTCACAGGGGGATTCGGTCAAGGAAAGCGTTGCTTAA
- a CDS encoding beta-galactosidase gives MISGKLPKVFYGGDYNPEQWDEATHQEDLRMFRLAGIDIATVNVFSWAKIQSDEITYHFEWLDQLIDSLHESGIFVCLATSTAAHPAWMANRYPDILRVDADGRKRKFGGRHNSCPNSPTYRKYAEHMADRLAERYKNHPAILVWHVSNEYGGDCYCDNCAAAFRVWLKQKYGTLEELNRVWNTSFWGHTFYDWDEIVPPNNLSEHWGENHSTFQGISLDYARFNSDSMLDCYLLEYNAIKKHIPHAVVTTNLMGFFKQLDYFKWAKHMDIVSWDSYPQANTPVSYTAMAHDLMRGLKDGQPFMLMEQTPSQQNWQAYNSLKRPGIMRLWSYQAVGHGADTVMFFQLRRSIGACEKFHGAVIEHAGHENTRVFREVAQLGSELGALGDRFLDATVDAKAAILFDWDNWWALEKSSGPSVALNYVDQVHKYYAALFRRNVQVDLISVETDFQKYDLIIAPVLYMVKPGTAEKLEQFTERGGTFVTTFFSGIVNENDLVTTGGYPGKLRKLLGIWVEEIDALLPESHNRIIMKEKVGALQGEYQCGMLCDLLHSEGAEVLAEYGDDFYQGMPVLTRNRWGQGEAWYVASDPEESFLDGLLGYICEEKGISSLLRAPEGVEATVRSKDGKSYLFILNHNAQAQQVHLDDQKGKELISGEFMEGDISIEGYGFQVLELSF, from the coding sequence ATGATAAGCGGCAAACTTCCTAAAGTATTTTATGGTGGAGATTACAATCCCGAGCAATGGGATGAGGCCACACATCAGGAGGATTTACGGATGTTCAGGCTGGCAGGGATTGATATCGCCACAGTCAACGTATTTTCATGGGCCAAAATTCAGTCGGACGAAATCACATATCATTTTGAATGGCTGGATCAATTGATTGACAGTCTTCATGAAAGCGGTATCTTCGTTTGTCTTGCTACCAGCACTGCAGCACACCCCGCCTGGATGGCTAACCGTTATCCGGACATTCTTCGGGTCGATGCTGACGGACGCAAGCGGAAATTCGGCGGCCGCCACAACTCCTGTCCGAACAGCCCAACCTATCGTAAATATGCGGAGCATATGGCTGACCGATTGGCCGAACGCTACAAAAACCATCCCGCCATCCTCGTGTGGCACGTGTCCAATGAATACGGCGGTGATTGCTATTGTGACAACTGCGCCGCCGCGTTCCGGGTGTGGCTCAAGCAAAAATACGGGACGCTGGAAGAACTAAACCGGGTATGGAACACCTCCTTCTGGGGTCACACCTTTTATGATTGGGATGAAATTGTGCCTCCCAATAATCTAAGCGAGCATTGGGGGGAAAATCACTCTACCTTTCAAGGAATTTCCCTTGATTATGCACGCTTTAATTCGGATAGTATGCTCGATTGCTATCTGCTGGAATATAACGCGATTAAAAAGCATATTCCCCATGCTGTGGTAACGACCAATCTGATGGGCTTTTTCAAGCAACTGGACTATTTCAAATGGGCTAAGCACATGGATATTGTGTCTTGGGACAGCTATCCACAGGCTAATACCCCTGTAAGCTATACCGCGATGGCACACGATCTGATGCGCGGTCTGAAGGATGGGCAGCCCTTTATGCTCATGGAGCAAACACCGAGCCAGCAAAACTGGCAGGCATATAATTCGCTCAAGCGGCCCGGCATCATGCGGCTATGGAGTTACCAAGCGGTAGGGCATGGCGCAGACACGGTCATGTTCTTCCAGCTTCGCCGCTCGATCGGCGCTTGTGAGAAGTTTCACGGAGCTGTGATTGAGCATGCCGGGCATGAAAACACACGTGTATTCCGCGAGGTGGCACAACTCGGCAGCGAGCTTGGAGCATTAGGAGACAGGTTTCTTGACGCGACCGTCGATGCCAAAGCAGCTATTTTGTTTGATTGGGATAATTGGTGGGCATTGGAAAAATCAAGCGGGCCCTCTGTCGCATTGAATTACGTCGATCAGGTGCATAAGTATTATGCGGCCCTTTTCCGGCGTAACGTGCAGGTAGACCTGATTTCCGTAGAAACGGATTTCCAGAAATATGATCTCATTATCGCGCCTGTACTCTACATGGTCAAGCCGGGCACTGCTGAGAAGCTGGAACAATTTACAGAGCGCGGCGGCACCTTCGTTACCACCTTTTTCAGTGGCATCGTCAATGAAAACGATCTGGTCACAACCGGAGGATATCCGGGCAAGCTGCGTAAGCTGCTCGGGATTTGGGTAGAGGAAATTGACGCGCTTTTGCCGGAATCACACAATCGGATCATCATGAAAGAAAAGGTGGGTGCATTGCAGGGAGAATATCAATGCGGCATGCTCTGTGACCTGCTGCACAGCGAAGGTGCCGAGGTGCTGGCCGAATATGGCGATGATTTCTACCAAGGTATGCCGGTGCTGACACGCAATCGTTGGGGTCAAGGCGAGGCATGGTATGTCGCCTCAGACCCTGAGGAATCTTTCCTGGATGGCCTGCTGGGTTATATTTGTGAGGAAAAAGGGATTTCATCCCTCCTGCGCGCTCCTGAGGGTGTAGAAGCTACTGTGCGCTCCAAGGACGGAAAATCGTATCTATTCATCCTGAATCATAATGCACAGGCGCAACAAGTTCATCTGGATGATCAAAAAGGAAAAGAGCTGATTAGCGGCGAATTCATGGAAGGAGATATCTCCATTGAAGGCTACGGCTTTCAAGTGCTCGAGCTATCATTCTAG
- a CDS encoding BclA C-terminal domain-containing protein, producing MGRPELNRKKGRKKDVFIRSWFDKLEKKFNEKPPKKKGRLKRKSLGKDIIVKKQLVHVNIAPDAIETRGGSATDGVAQFGYIYNLRPQLVPIEGDVIFDTNGILTPGIAHVPGTTQITVADAGTYEVHFSVSGVEPNQFAIYINGILAGGTLYGSGAGTQQNTGQVILDLACGNVLTLRNHSSATPVTLQTLAGGTQTSVNASIIIRKLK from the coding sequence TTGGGTCGTCCTGAATTAAACCGAAAAAAAGGCCGCAAAAAAGATGTTTTTATCCGTTCCTGGTTTGATAAACTTGAAAAAAAGTTCAATGAGAAGCCCCCAAAGAAGAAAGGCCGCTTAAAACGAAAATCTTTGGGCAAGGATATTATCGTCAAAAAACAACTTGTCCATGTGAATATTGCTCCTGACGCTATAGAGACAAGAGGGGGCTCTGCCACAGATGGAGTGGCACAGTTCGGTTATATTTACAACCTAAGACCTCAACTCGTTCCGATTGAAGGGGATGTCATATTTGATACGAACGGTATACTTACACCTGGCATTGCTCATGTTCCCGGGACTACACAGATTACTGTTGCCGACGCGGGGACCTATGAGGTTCACTTTTCTGTGTCGGGTGTAGAGCCCAACCAATTTGCCATCTATATTAATGGCATCCTGGCTGGAGGAACCCTATACGGTTCAGGAGCCGGCACGCAGCAGAACACAGGGCAAGTCATCCTCGATCTGGCATGTGGGAATGTGCTTACTCTGCGGAATCATAGCTCCGCAACTCCAGTTACCCTCCAAACACTGGCTGGAGGAACTCAAACCAGCGTAAACGCTTCTATCATCATCAGAAAATTGAAATAG
- the rsmD gene encoding 16S rRNA (guanine(966)-N(2))-methyltransferase RsmD, protein MRVVSGSAKGRPLKAVPGTGTRPTTDKVKEALFSMIGPYFDGGVALDLFAGSGGLGIEALSRGMDKAVFIDMESKSIEVIKENLRKTGLEGQAEVFRNDAGRALKALAKRGALFDAVFLDPPYRLKHGDELMSRMAELDLLRSEAIIVLEYESGHAYPESFGPFEQVKKAVYGETALSIYQFAADALSDAEEHTEAGVTKSGITESDGEDHHD, encoded by the coding sequence GTGAGAGTGGTATCGGGTAGTGCCAAAGGAAGGCCGTTAAAGGCAGTTCCCGGCACAGGGACGCGGCCGACCACGGATAAGGTCAAGGAAGCGCTATTCAGCATGATAGGTCCTTATTTTGATGGGGGAGTCGCACTTGATCTGTTCGCTGGCAGTGGCGGCCTGGGCATAGAGGCGCTTAGCCGGGGGATGGACAAGGCGGTTTTTATTGATATGGAATCGAAAAGCATTGAGGTCATTAAAGAAAATTTACGAAAAACCGGATTGGAAGGACAGGCTGAAGTGTTCCGTAATGATGCCGGAAGAGCGCTCAAGGCGCTCGCAAAACGTGGAGCTCTTTTTGATGCTGTTTTTCTGGACCCGCCCTATCGTCTCAAACACGGAGATGAATTGATGAGCCGTATGGCCGAATTGGACTTGCTTCGTTCAGAGGCAATCATCGTACTGGAGTATGAATCCGGACATGCATACCCGGAAAGCTTCGGGCCGTTCGAGCAGGTCAAAAAAGCAGTCTATGGTGAAACAGCGTTATCCATCTATCAATTTGCAGCCGATGCTTTGTCGGACGCCGAAGAGCATACAGAAGCCGGAGTGACTAAATCCGGCATCACCGAATCAGACGGGGAGGACCATCATGATTGA
- a CDS encoding MarR family winged helix-turn-helix transcriptional regulator, whose amino-acid sequence MKDYELRGQLRESVNRIYDMELFSSLTELVQGENHVLQYLVQHREDEINPSLLSDHLHVSRSRITAALTGLRKKGYVTMEMSEQDRRRMCVRLTPEGESLIKRKQERIEGYFEALVAGLGEDDVKEFIRLIELSMSIMNSASAGK is encoded by the coding sequence ATGAAAGATTATGAACTAAGGGGCCAGTTGAGAGAATCCGTTAACCGGATTTATGACATGGAATTATTCAGCAGCCTGACGGAGCTAGTCCAGGGGGAAAACCATGTGCTTCAATATTTAGTTCAGCATCGAGAGGATGAAATCAATCCTTCCTTACTCAGCGATCATCTGCATGTATCCAGATCAAGAATAACGGCAGCGCTTACGGGCTTAAGAAAAAAAGGGTATGTCACTATGGAGATGTCGGAGCAGGACAGACGACGGATGTGTGTCAGGCTTACACCAGAAGGTGAATCCTTGATTAAACGAAAGCAAGAGAGAATAGAAGGCTATTTTGAAGCGCTTGTAGCCGGTTTGGGTGAGGACGATGTAAAGGAATTTATACGGTTGATTGAGCTTTCCATGAGCATTATGAATTCAGCTTCCGCTGGAAAATAA
- a CDS encoding MFS transporter — MKRLLWIGSLSYFLIGLAHVVVGSLLPVLLDHYGRNYTEGGSLIFAQFSGFLAGVLLSPWLGRNFGKRRSLVFALLLLCTAEVLYSLLPPWGWLYAVGAAAGFGFGMVEALIGTLVISGIPQGTGAAMSRLEVFFGIGALAMPAIAGQFIALGWWRLAFPIISMFAAIAVVAWLRGSFGTLDTVLDEQEHRGNNHPHSSNSPKVKASKASPIGNWRLLALFVVFFFIYVGTEMSLANFLPSMFIERLGLTQAEAALSVTCFWLAMAFGRLFTGYIADRYGYGVFVALSSLAATLLLCVFPLIQGTAGAFALIVLLGLGMSGIFSIALVFASKMMPGTEESTTSLLIGAGGVGGALLPLWLGNSMDRGGAVASAWLLAGFACILCLLGGILYALHVRKKRLQTASS, encoded by the coding sequence ATGAAACGACTGCTATGGATTGGCAGCTTGTCTTATTTTTTGATCGGTCTGGCACATGTGGTTGTAGGTTCCCTGCTGCCTGTGCTGCTGGATCACTACGGCAGGAACTATACGGAGGGCGGAAGCCTGATTTTCGCCCAATTTTCCGGCTTTCTGGCTGGTGTCCTGCTGTCGCCTTGGCTTGGACGGAATTTCGGCAAACGCCGAAGTCTGGTATTTGCTCTACTCCTGCTGTGTACGGCGGAAGTGCTGTATTCACTGCTGCCGCCTTGGGGGTGGCTATACGCCGTCGGGGCAGCAGCTGGTTTTGGCTTTGGCATGGTAGAAGCGCTCATCGGCACGCTTGTTATTAGCGGTATTCCCCAAGGAACAGGCGCGGCCATGAGCCGACTGGAAGTCTTCTTTGGAATCGGCGCGCTGGCTATGCCCGCTATCGCCGGCCAGTTCATTGCTCTTGGCTGGTGGAGATTGGCTTTTCCCATCATCTCCATGTTCGCAGCCATTGCGGTCGTAGCTTGGCTACGGGGGTCCTTTGGCACGCTGGACACGGTATTGGACGAACAGGAACACCGAGGGAACAACCATCCGCACTCCTCTAATTCACCAAAGGTGAAGGCATCTAAAGCTAGCCCTATAGGGAATTGGAGGCTGCTGGCGCTGTTCGTTGTCTTTTTCTTCATCTATGTAGGGACAGAGATGAGCCTGGCTAATTTCCTACCCTCCATGTTCATTGAGCGCCTGGGACTCACGCAAGCCGAAGCAGCACTCAGTGTCACCTGCTTTTGGCTGGCAATGGCCTTCGGGCGGCTATTCACAGGCTACATTGCCGATCGGTACGGCTACGGTGTCTTTGTCGCCCTGAGCTCACTGGCAGCAACCCTGCTGCTGTGCGTGTTCCCGCTGATCCAAGGCACTGCTGGCGCCTTTGCCCTTATTGTGCTGCTGGGGCTCGGCATGTCCGGCATATTTTCCATCGCACTCGTTTTTGCCAGCAAAATGATGCCAGGTACAGAAGAATCCACCACCAGCCTGCTTATCGGTGCAGGCGGAGTTGGAGGGGCTCTGCTGCCCTTATGGCTTGGAAACAGCATGGATCGTGGCGGAGCAGTCGCTTCGGCATGGTTGCTGGCAGGCTTTGCCTGTATCCTGTGCCTGCTTGGCGGCATTCTGTACGCCCTGCATGTGCGCAAAAAGCGGCTTCAAACCGCTTCATCCTGA
- a CDS encoding APC family permease, translating into MLSKVKRLLIGRPRKSTALEEEKLNKLRALAILSSDALSSVAYGTEQILLVLITAGFAALWYSIPISIAVLGLLVILILSYRQTIFSYPGGGGAYIVAQDNLGKAPSLIAGGSLLVDYILTVAVSSSAGTDAITSAFPSLHDHRIAIALTMIIFLTIMNLRGVTESASVLAVPIYLFVVAIFVLIISGIIHYVTGGAHAAAPQFGATVSNVSLFLLLKAFSSGCSALTGVEAVSNAIPNFRKPAAKNAATTLMMMGLILGCMFIGISLLAYWYGIRPNPHETVISQIANATFGRGVMYYIIQGVTALILFLAANTAYSAFPLLAFMLAKDKYMPHMFMVRGDRLGYSNGILFLSIFSALLVIVFGGNTGNLIPLYAVGVFIPFTLSQLGMMIRWIRLKPSGWVVKLAINTIGMLTTLSITLIFIFTKFSQVWVVFIFLPLVLYFFMKISRHYENTAEQLRIDITKDKPMVKGNTIIIPVAGITRVVMNTISYAKTLSDNVVAVYVGMDDEAIRKMEQKWEEWDVGIRLVVLRSRYRSIISPLRKFIDTVEWKKADEDHITVLIPQFITKHWWENILHNQTSLLMRAYLINYKDVIVTTVPFHLNK; encoded by the coding sequence ATGCTGAGTAAAGTCAAAAGATTACTAATCGGTCGCCCTCGAAAGTCGACGGCCCTTGAAGAGGAGAAGCTAAACAAGCTCAGGGCTCTGGCCATTCTGTCCTCAGATGCATTGTCTTCAGTAGCTTACGGCACCGAGCAAATTTTGCTGGTTTTGATTACAGCTGGTTTTGCTGCCCTATGGTATTCCATACCTATATCCATCGCAGTACTGGGATTGCTGGTCATTCTGATTCTGTCCTACCGGCAAACTATTTTTTCCTATCCCGGTGGCGGTGGTGCCTATATCGTCGCTCAAGATAATTTGGGCAAGGCCCCAAGTCTGATTGCAGGCGGCTCCTTGCTGGTCGACTACATTCTAACGGTTGCGGTCAGCTCGTCAGCGGGTACAGATGCCATCACATCGGCATTTCCATCATTACACGATCATCGAATTGCGATTGCTCTGACCATGATCATCTTTTTGACCATTATGAACTTGCGCGGGGTGACGGAATCTGCCTCGGTGCTGGCTGTACCGATTTACTTATTTGTTGTTGCCATTTTTGTTCTGATTATTAGTGGTATTATTCATTATGTGACAGGGGGAGCTCATGCTGCAGCACCGCAATTTGGAGCTACGGTATCCAACGTCAGCCTGTTTCTGTTGCTAAAGGCGTTCAGCTCAGGCTGTTCGGCGTTAACCGGGGTAGAAGCTGTCTCGAATGCCATTCCGAACTTTCGCAAGCCTGCTGCCAAAAATGCGGCAACCACATTGATGATGATGGGCTTGATTCTCGGGTGCATGTTTATCGGGATCAGTTTGCTGGCTTATTGGTACGGTATTCGTCCGAATCCGCATGAAACAGTTATCTCACAAATTGCGAACGCCACTTTCGGACGCGGTGTCATGTATTACATTATTCAGGGTGTGACGGCGCTCATCCTGTTTTTGGCGGCGAACACAGCCTATTCTGCCTTTCCGTTGCTCGCTTTTATGCTGGCTAAGGACAAATACATGCCGCATATGTTCATGGTACGTGGGGATCGGCTCGGATACTCGAATGGTATTCTGTTTTTGAGTATTTTCTCAGCATTGCTGGTCATTGTATTTGGCGGAAATACCGGAAATCTGATTCCGCTGTATGCTGTAGGGGTATTTATCCCGTTTACGCTTTCGCAGCTTGGGATGATGATTCGCTGGATTCGGCTCAAGCCGTCCGGCTGGGTCGTCAAGCTTGCCATTAACACGATCGGCATGCTGACCACGCTGTCGATTACGCTTATCTTTATTTTTACCAAGTTCAGTCAGGTGTGGGTCGTATTTATCTTCCTGCCCTTGGTTCTGTATTTCTTTATGAAGATCAGTAGACATTATGAAAATACAGCTGAGCAGCTGCGCATTGACATTACAAAGGATAAACCGATGGTCAAAGGCAATACCATTATTATTCCGGTGGCGGGCATTACTCGGGTCGTCATGAATACCATCAGTTATGCCAAGACGTTATCGGACAATGTGGTTGCAGTATATGTCGGTATGGATGATGAAGCGATTCGTAAAATGGAACAGAAATGGGAAGAGTGGGATGTAGGTATCCGCTTGGTGGTCTTGAGATCCCGTTATCGCAGTATTATTAGCCCGCTCCGCAAGTTTATTGATACCGTGGAGTGGAAAAAAGCAGACGAGGATCATATTACCGTCCTCATTCCGCAATTCATTACCAAGCACTGGTGGGAAAATATTCTGCATAATCAGACCAGTTTGCTGATGAGAGCTTATCTGATTAATTACAAAGACGTGATTGTAACGACGGTTCCTTTTCATTTAAACAAATAA
- a CDS encoding helix-turn-helix domain-containing protein, with product MAIIINIDVMLAKRKMSVTELAERVGITMANLSILKNGKAKAVRFSTLEAICENLDCQPGDILEYKSDEDTQ from the coding sequence ATGGCGATTATCATCAATATTGATGTGATGTTAGCAAAACGAAAAATGAGCGTAACGGAGCTTGCGGAGAGGGTTGGAATTACTATGGCGAATCTTTCCATTCTGAAAAATGGGAAAGCAAAAGCGGTTCGTTTTTCAACATTAGAAGCGATATGTGAGAATTTGGATTGTCAGCCAGGTGATATTTTGGAGTACAAAAGCGACGAAGACACTCAATAA
- a CDS encoding cyclic lactone autoinducer peptide produces MVRKIVYGLATSLSMFAAFAVSVASYVYVYQGDTPEELLK; encoded by the coding sequence ATGGTGAGAAAAATAGTATATGGTTTAGCGACATCCTTGTCTATGTTTGCAGCATTTGCTGTATCGGTAGCGAGCTATGTGTATGTTTATCAGGGCGATACACCTGAGGAGCTGCTTAAATGA
- a CDS encoding accessory gene regulator ArgB-like protein — MIETIASKLAKQIKDTVPDHPASVPVLQYALALIINASMIIILTLFASLFTGRMAEAATILIAFALLRQISGGIHLKTGMACVVVTSVAFTFLACITLDNWWTNLFTGIALMLVLCFAPSRIEKQSRIPARFYPLLRLLSSILVCTNFVIGSSVVAVAFMVQSLTLIRGRR; from the coding sequence ATGATTGAAACGATAGCTTCCAAGCTTGCTAAGCAGATCAAGGATACGGTGCCGGACCATCCGGCTTCTGTTCCGGTGCTTCAATATGCACTTGCTCTCATTATAAATGCATCCATGATTATTATTTTGACTCTATTCGCCTCTCTCTTCACGGGGCGGATGGCAGAAGCTGCAACGATTCTCATCGCTTTTGCCCTGTTGCGCCAAATATCAGGTGGCATTCATTTGAAAACAGGAATGGCATGTGTGGTGGTGACCTCTGTCGCTTTTACATTCCTAGCCTGCATCACTTTGGACAACTGGTGGACAAACCTGTTTACCGGAATAGCTCTTATGCTTGTGTTATGTTTTGCCCCATCCAGAATTGAAAAGCAGTCGCGTATTCCAGCCCGGTTTTACCCTCTCCTGCGACTGTTATCCTCCATACTTGTATGTACTAATTTTGTAATCGGTTCTTCTGTAGTGGCTGTTGCTTTTATGGTCCAAAGCCTGACATTGATTCGGGGAAGGAGGTGA